A single window of Longimicrobiaceae bacterium DNA harbors:
- a CDS encoding MmcQ/YjbR family DNA-binding protein: MTESAAHGSPGELAGWQTVKRLAAGLPEVEEGTSYGTPALKVKGKLFARLWEDGDTLVLKVNLFERRFLMDAEPETFFITDHYRDYPAVLVRISAIAEETLRERLTESWRMVAPKRLLASLEAGC; encoded by the coding sequence ATGACCGAATCGGCGGCACACGGTTCACCGGGTGAGTTGGCGGGCTGGCAGACGGTGAAACGGCTCGCGGCCGGTCTGCCCGAGGTGGAGGAAGGGACGTCGTACGGCACGCCTGCGCTGAAGGTGAAGGGCAAGCTCTTCGCCCGGCTGTGGGAAGACGGTGACACGCTTGTCCTCAAGGTGAACCTGTTCGAGCGCCGCTTCCTGATGGACGCCGAGCCGGAGACGTTCTTCATCACCGACCACTACCGCGACTACCCCGCCGTCCTCGTCCGCATCTCGGCCATCGCGGAGGAAACACTGCGCGAGCGGCTGACGGAGTCGTGGCGCATGGTCGCCCCCAAGCGCCTCCTCGCCTCCTTGGAAGCCGGCTGCTGA